One window of Flavobacterium ammonificans genomic DNA carries:
- the tsaD gene encoding tRNA (adenosine(37)-N6)-threonylcarbamoyltransferase complex transferase subunit TsaD produces the protein MQNSEVFILAIESSCDDTAAAVLHNNKVVSNIVANQLIHNQYGGVVPELASRAHQQNIVPVIDAALRKANIQKEQLSAIAFTQGPGLMGSLLVGSSFAKSLALALQIPLIAVNHMHAHILAHFIDEEGFDKPEFPFLALTISGGHTQIVRVDGFFNMTIIGETTDDAVGEAFDKSAKILGLPYPGGPLVDKYAQLGNPKAFAFTKPKVPGLDFSFSGLKTAILYFIQKNKLENPNFIEENRDDICASIQHTIIEILMGKLKLAVKETGITQIAIGGGVSANSGIRNTLKEAEKKYGWTTFIPKFEYTTDNAAMIGIVGYQKYLHQQFEDSSVVSKARIQF, from the coding sequence ATGCAAAATTCCGAGGTTTTTATTCTTGCTATCGAAAGTTCCTGCGACGACACAGCTGCAGCGGTTTTACACAACAACAAAGTAGTGTCTAACATTGTTGCTAATCAATTGATTCACAATCAATACGGTGGTGTTGTTCCAGAATTAGCCTCGAGAGCGCACCAACAAAATATAGTTCCAGTAATTGATGCAGCACTGCGAAAAGCAAATATACAAAAAGAACAACTCTCTGCAATTGCATTTACCCAAGGTCCTGGCTTAATGGGGTCTTTACTAGTTGGTAGTTCTTTTGCTAAATCATTGGCTCTAGCATTACAAATTCCTTTGATTGCGGTAAATCACATGCATGCGCACATACTAGCTCATTTTATTGACGAAGAAGGTTTTGATAAACCTGAATTTCCATTTTTAGCATTAACTATTAGCGGCGGTCATACCCAGATTGTTCGAGTTGATGGTTTCTTCAACATGACTATTATTGGAGAAACTACAGACGATGCTGTTGGTGAAGCATTTGACAAAAGTGCCAAAATACTCGGACTTCCTTATCCTGGCGGACCTTTGGTTGACAAATATGCACAATTAGGAAACCCAAAAGCTTTTGCATTTACGAAACCTAAAGTACCCGGATTGGATTTTAGTTTTTCAGGATTGAAAACTGCTATTTTATATTTTATCCAAAAAAACAAACTAGAGAATCCGAATTTTATCGAAGAAAATAGAGACGATATTTGCGCTTCCATTCAACATACAATTATTGAAATTTTAATGGGCAAATTGAAATTGGCAGTAAAAGAGACAGGTATCACTCAAATAGCTATTGGCGGAGGTGTCTCAGCTAATTCCGGAATTCGAAATACACTAAAAGAAGCCGAGAAAAAATACGGTTGGACAACTTTTATTCCTAAATTTGAATACACTACAGATAATGCAGCTATGATTGGAATCGTAGGATATCAAAAATATTTACACCAACAATTTGAAGACTCTTCAGTAGTCTCAAAAGCACGAATCCAATTCTAA
- a CDS encoding 16S rRNA (uracil(1498)-N(3))-methyltransferase, producing MQLFYNTTINESTESLIFDKEESKHIIKVLRKKDGDILFVTNGLGYLFKTEIILASDAKCTVQIVSFEKAPEPKIQLHLAVAPTKMNDRYEWFLEKATEIGIQEITPIICDRSERKVINTERFEKIILSAMKQSNALFLPKLNPAISFKDFVKQKKEGLQLIAHCEETDKKSLKSVIRANENATILIGPEGDFSDKEINLAIEHNYLPVTLGNTRLRTETAAIVACHSVVFLNENS from the coding sequence ATGCAGTTATTTTACAATACCACCATAAACGAGTCAACTGAAAGCTTAATTTTTGACAAAGAAGAAAGCAAGCATATTATTAAAGTATTACGTAAAAAAGACGGGGATATATTATTTGTAACTAATGGTTTAGGGTATTTATTTAAAACGGAAATTATTTTAGCATCCGATGCTAAATGTACGGTTCAAATTGTTTCTTTTGAAAAAGCGCCAGAACCCAAAATACAGTTACATTTAGCCGTAGCACCTACTAAAATGAATGACCGTTACGAATGGTTTTTAGAAAAAGCAACCGAAATTGGTATTCAAGAAATTACCCCAATTATTTGTGATCGTTCCGAAAGAAAAGTAATCAATACCGAGCGTTTTGAAAAAATCATTCTTTCTGCCATGAAACAGTCTAACGCTTTATTTTTACCAAAACTAAATCCTGCGATTTCGTTTAAAGATTTTGTAAAGCAAAAAAAGGAAGGTCTACAGCTTATCGCACATTGTGAAGAAACGGATAAAAAGTCACTAAAATCGGTAATACGTGCCAATGAAAATGCCACCATTTTGATTGGTCCTGAGGGTGATTTTTCAGATAAGGAAATAAATTTAGCTATCGAGCACAATTACCTTCCGGTTACTTTAGGAAATACTCGATTGCGAACTGAAACCGCAGCTATAGTAGCCTGTCACAGTGTTGTTTTTCTAAACGAAAACTCCTAA
- a CDS encoding DUF4159 domain-containing protein, with translation MKQKLVLLFVVLAMNCFSQEIALVKYRGGGDWYANPTSLPNLIRFCNSTIQTTIKGKPAIVEPNSPNIFSYPYLHLTGHGNVVFNTDEEINIRNYLNSGGFLHIDDNYGMNEYIRKAIKKLFPAEDLIEIPSTHPIFQKPFSFPNGLPKIHEHDNKRPQALGIFVKNRLILLYTYECDLGDGWEDAEVNNDPIEVRQKALKMGANIIYYIFNN, from the coding sequence ATGAAGCAAAAACTAGTCTTGCTCTTTGTAGTACTTGCGATGAATTGTTTTTCGCAAGAAATTGCTCTGGTTAAATACCGTGGTGGAGGTGATTGGTATGCTAATCCAACTTCTTTACCCAATCTAATTCGTTTTTGTAATTCAACTATCCAAACTACAATCAAGGGTAAGCCAGCTATAGTTGAACCCAATAGCCCTAATATATTTAGCTATCCTTACCTTCACCTTACTGGTCACGGAAATGTAGTTTTCAATACCGATGAAGAAATAAATATAAGGAACTATTTAAATTCAGGTGGGTTTCTTCACATAGATGATAATTATGGTATGAACGAATACATCAGAAAAGCCATCAAAAAATTGTTTCCAGCTGAAGATTTAATTGAAATCCCTTCAACTCATCCTATTTTTCAAAAACCTTTTTCTTTTCCAAATGGATTGCCTAAAATTCACGAACACGATAATAAGCGGCCTCAGGCTTTGGGAATTTTTGTAAAAAATAGATTGATTTTGTTGTACACCTACGAATGCGATTTAGGTGATGGATGGGAAGATGCCGAAGTCAACAACGACCCTATAGAAGTGCGCCAGAAAGCACTTAAAATGGGAGCTAATATTATATATTACATTTTCAATAATTAA
- a CDS encoding TrmH family RNA methyltransferase has translation MQLTHENTRFVKRKFPVTIVCDRIYFQQNIGSLFRIGEAFGIEKIIFIGKEIPLTPRKINKTSRSTHLQIPHFIIEETNDAIALLLKDQYEIIALEITSTSVPIQKITTPKDQKIALLIGNEIDGVSEALLAIANQTTHITMYGNNSSMNVVQATSIALYEISNRLNEI, from the coding sequence ATGCAACTTACCCACGAAAATACTCGCTTTGTAAAAAGAAAATTTCCTGTCACAATTGTTTGCGATCGTATTTATTTTCAGCAAAACATTGGTTCTTTATTCCGAATTGGCGAAGCCTTTGGCATTGAAAAAATAATTTTCATCGGTAAAGAAATTCCGCTCACTCCCAGAAAAATAAACAAAACATCCCGAAGCACTCATTTACAGATTCCGCATTTTATTATCGAAGAAACAAATGACGCTATTGCTTTATTGTTGAAAGACCAATATGAAATTATAGCTCTAGAAATAACAAGTACAAGCGTTCCAATTCAAAAAATTACTACACCTAAAGACCAAAAAATTGCTTTGCTCATAGGTAATGAAATTGATGGCGTAAGTGAAGCATTATTAGCAATTGCTAACCAAACTACTCATATAACAATGTACGGAAATAATAGTAGTATGAATGTGGTTCAGGCTACTAGTATTGCATTGTATGAAATTAGCAATCGACTGAATGAAATCTAA
- a CDS encoding AI-2E family transporter → MITSKTIANGILRSIGFLVLIAISLYFLYQIQAVLIYLIVSLILTLIGKPIMSFLQTRLKFPNVVASVTTLVFFFLLFVGFISLFIPLILSQSESLSLLNTAKIEQNIDQLLHQIVVFLDNHNIDSARFLSETDISSKIDFNFVPELLNTILNTIGSFGVGLASVFFITFFFMKDKVHFIENLKKLIPDTHEEPILNSLDKINHLLSRYFIGLLLQLGIVFILYLIVLSIFGISNAFIIAFLCAVLNIIPYIGPLIASIIAAILTMISHLGNDFQTETLPTTIYILIGFWIVQLIDNNLSQPIIFSKSVSSHPLEIFLVILIAGFISGILGMVIAVPLYTILKVIGKEFFPNNVVIQLITKNI, encoded by the coding sequence ATGATTACATCTAAAACAATTGCAAACGGAATTTTAAGATCTATAGGTTTTTTAGTATTGATTGCTATCTCACTATATTTTTTATACCAAATTCAAGCGGTACTTATTTATTTGATTGTTTCGCTAATTTTAACATTGATTGGAAAACCAATCATGAGTTTTCTACAAACACGTTTGAAATTTCCGAATGTAGTAGCATCAGTCACAACATTAGTTTTCTTTTTTCTTTTATTCGTAGGATTTATTTCTTTATTTATTCCTTTGATTTTATCACAAAGTGAAAGTTTATCTTTACTCAATACTGCAAAAATAGAGCAAAACATTGACCAACTTCTGCATCAAATAGTCGTGTTTTTAGACAATCATAACATTGATTCGGCTCGATTTTTAAGTGAAACCGATATTAGTTCAAAAATAGACTTCAATTTCGTACCCGAATTATTAAATACTATTCTCAATACAATTGGAAGTTTTGGAGTTGGATTGGCTTCGGTATTTTTTATCACTTTCTTCTTTATGAAAGACAAAGTTCACTTTATTGAAAACCTAAAAAAATTAATACCGGATACCCACGAAGAGCCTATTCTAAATTCCTTAGATAAAATCAATCATTTGTTGTCTCGCTACTTTATTGGCTTGTTATTACAACTAGGAATCGTTTTTATTTTGTATTTAATTGTGTTGTCCATCTTTGGGATTTCGAATGCGTTTATAATTGCATTTTTGTGTGCGGTACTCAATATCATTCCTTACATAGGTCCGTTAATTGCGTCAATAATCGCTGCGATTTTAACTATGATTAGTCATTTAGGAAATGATTTTCAAACAGAAACATTACCCACAACTATCTACATTTTGATTGGCTTTTGGATAGTGCAATTAATTGACAATAATTTATCCCAACCCATAATTTTTTCTAAAAGTGTCAGCTCGCATCCCTTAGAAATTTTCTTAGTTATTTTAATTGCTGGTTTTATATCTGGTATTTTGGGAATGGTTATCGCAGTTCCTTTGTACACGATTTTAAAGGTTATTGGTAAAGAATTTTTTCCTAATAATGTTGTTATTCAGCTTATTACCAAAAACATATAA
- a CDS encoding THUMP-like domain-containing protein, with translation MDFKILNPEIQQFIDSQLGVSIPQLALQKNPFPDIEWITIVNQIEAKAKARTKLPTWFNTANILYPSKISVEQTSSERTAEYKSGLLNGSSLIDLTGGFGVDDYYFANTMKSVTHCEINSDLSEVVKHNFKQLGVTNIDCIAGDSLTTLQTTTEKWDWIYIDPSRRNDAKGKVFMLKDCLPNVPENLDLYFEKSEAILIKTAPLLDLAAGLSELQNVKTIHIVALENEVKELLWELHKNYSGAISIKTVNLTKEGDITFEFILDQDSADAKYSLPKRYLFEPNSAIMKSGGFNEISSQYQLDKLHKHSHLYTSNEVFNFPGRIFEIQHIIPYTKKEIKIHLENSKLNLTTRNFPETVENIRKKWKIKDGGDSYCFFTTDMNNDKIVLLCNKLQ, from the coding sequence TTGGATTTCAAAATTTTAAACCCTGAAATACAGCAATTCATTGATAGCCAATTAGGAGTTTCAATTCCTCAATTAGCCCTTCAAAAAAATCCATTTCCAGATATTGAATGGATTACTATTGTAAACCAAATTGAAGCGAAAGCAAAAGCAAGAACAAAGCTACCCACTTGGTTTAACACGGCTAACATCCTGTACCCATCTAAAATATCTGTTGAACAAACTTCCTCAGAAAGAACAGCCGAATACAAGTCGGGTTTGCTAAATGGCTCAAGTTTAATTGACCTTACGGGTGGTTTTGGGGTAGATGATTATTACTTTGCCAATACGATGAAAAGTGTGACTCACTGCGAAATCAATTCAGATTTATCAGAGGTTGTCAAACACAATTTTAAACAATTAGGAGTTACTAATATTGACTGCATAGCGGGTGATAGCTTAACTACTTTACAAACGACTACTGAAAAATGGGATTGGATCTACATCGATCCTTCTCGACGCAATGATGCCAAAGGCAAAGTATTCATGCTAAAAGACTGTTTACCAAATGTACCTGAAAATTTAGATTTGTATTTTGAAAAATCAGAGGCTATTTTAATAAAAACCGCTCCATTATTAGATCTAGCAGCAGGTCTATCAGAACTACAAAATGTAAAAACAATTCATATTGTGGCTCTGGAAAATGAAGTTAAAGAGTTGCTTTGGGAATTACATAAAAATTACTCCGGTGCTATTAGCATCAAAACGGTAAATCTTACAAAAGAAGGAGATATCACTTTTGAATTTATTCTTGACCAGGATAGTGCCGATGCTAAATATTCATTACCAAAACGCTACTTATTCGAGCCCAATAGTGCCATCATGAAATCAGGCGGTTTCAATGAAATTAGTTCGCAGTACCAACTTGATAAATTACACAAACATTCACATTTGTATACCTCAAATGAAGTATTCAATTTTCCTGGACGTATTTTTGAAATACAGCATATTATTCCCTACACAAAAAAAGAAATAAAAATTCATCTCGAAAATTCAAAACTCAACCTCACAACTCGCAACTTTCCTGAAACTGTAGAAAACATTCGAAAAAAATGGAAAATAAAAGACGGTGGAGATTCCTATTGTTTTTTTACAACCGATATGAATAATGATAAAATAGTTTTACTTTGCAACAAATTACAATAA
- the ddpX gene encoding D-alanyl-D-alanine dipeptidase, with protein sequence MRTLWSLFFLFFFSTINTIHAQTDETIADSSFVNLKDYSADFVYDMKYATADNFLKAKVYDCPECLLRFKTVKALVKANEKFMKKGYRIKIYDCYRPLDIQKKMWQIIPNPEYVANPAKGSIHNRGGAVDITLVDSTGAELDMGTSFDFFGPEASHFYENLPDEVKQNRLLLKKIMRKSNFISFDSEWWHYNVKNASKEKVSNAKWNCD encoded by the coding sequence ATGCGAACTCTTTGGTCCTTATTTTTTTTGTTTTTTTTCTCAACAATAAACACCATTCATGCCCAGACTGATGAAACGATTGCAGATTCTTCTTTTGTGAATCTGAAAGACTATAGTGCTGATTTTGTTTACGATATGAAGTATGCAACGGCGGATAATTTTTTGAAAGCAAAAGTCTATGATTGTCCAGAATGTCTTTTACGTTTTAAAACAGTAAAAGCTTTAGTAAAAGCCAACGAGAAATTCATGAAAAAAGGGTATCGTATAAAGATTTATGACTGTTATCGTCCATTAGATATTCAAAAAAAAATGTGGCAAATTATACCCAATCCAGAATATGTCGCAAATCCTGCAAAAGGTTCGATTCACAATAGAGGAGGAGCAGTTGATATTACTTTAGTCGATAGTACTGGAGCAGAATTAGACATGGGAACATCATTTGATTTTTTTGGTCCAGAAGCGAGTCATTTCTATGAGAATCTTCCAGATGAAGTAAAACAGAATCGATTGCTTCTGAAAAAAATAATGAGAAAAAGTAATTTTATTTCTTTTGATTCTGAGTGGTGGCATTATAATGTAAAAAATGCTTCCAAGGAGAAGGTTTCTAATGCTAAATGGAATTGTGATTAA
- a CDS encoding redoxin domain-containing protein: MKTQSLVFSLLFLLFSNSFFAQVKKTIPASQIEFQSPEYANKMYYIASHYGKYQTLLDSVKGTADGKLIFKKDQKYIEGIYMLVTPDKKIDLEFLMDNEQKFAIKVTNPTEKTLEIRNSNLNQDFANFNSFFRTKMEVIKNLEKSLADKKTKQDSAFVITDLKKIQAEINLFKNEYIKTNSGNTMALLFSMSQPIDNFLNKAEEEKLATKTDSIAYLKKHFFDGINFKDARLLRNPFLENRITTYFNTFIPVTPEAVTQEITQILNQTDQPNGEVFKYLSLHFIDLYAEAKIMGMDRVFINIYNSFFKNKEYPWLQLKQKEFFKFKVSSIKDNLIGDKGKNLFMLTQDQKRIDLYDIKAKYTVVAFWDPTCGHCATEIPKMLQLYETEWKQKGVVVFAINNNTNEMAKWKEFIEKEKLSSWINVYPAPVVTGNYTKEDVDFQTLYNVRQTPVMYLLDQDKKIIAKKVGPENYTKIIEQLEKKK; encoded by the coding sequence ATGAAAACCCAATCGCTCGTATTCTCTTTACTTTTTTTACTCTTTAGTAATTCTTTTTTTGCACAAGTCAAAAAGACGATTCCTGCAAGCCAAATTGAATTTCAATCTCCGGAATACGCTAATAAGATGTATTATATAGCGAGTCATTACGGCAAATATCAAACCTTGTTAGATTCCGTAAAAGGAACAGCTGACGGAAAATTAATCTTCAAAAAAGACCAAAAATACATTGAAGGTATCTATATGTTAGTAACACCTGACAAGAAGATAGATCTAGAGTTTTTGATGGACAATGAACAAAAATTTGCCATCAAAGTTACCAATCCAACCGAAAAAACGTTGGAGATACGTAATTCCAATTTGAACCAAGATTTTGCTAATTTCAATTCCTTTTTTAGAACTAAAATGGAAGTTATCAAAAACTTAGAAAAAAGCTTAGCCGATAAAAAGACCAAACAAGATAGTGCATTCGTAATTACTGATTTAAAGAAAATTCAAGCAGAGATTAACTTGTTCAAAAATGAGTATATCAAAACTAATTCAGGAAATACGATGGCGCTTTTGTTCAGTATGAGCCAACCAATTGACAACTTTTTAAACAAAGCCGAAGAAGAAAAACTGGCTACTAAAACCGACTCGATCGCTTACTTAAAAAAGCATTTTTTTGATGGAATTAATTTTAAAGACGCACGACTATTGCGCAATCCCTTTTTAGAAAACCGAATCACTACCTACTTCAACACCTTTATCCCTGTTACTCCTGAAGCAGTAACTCAGGAAATTACACAAATTTTAAACCAAACGGACCAACCCAATGGAGAAGTATTTAAATACCTGAGTTTACATTTCATTGATTTGTATGCTGAAGCAAAAATCATGGGAATGGATCGAGTATTTATTAATATTTACAATAGCTTTTTTAAGAACAAAGAATATCCTTGGTTACAACTCAAACAAAAAGAGTTTTTCAAATTTAAAGTATCGAGTATCAAGGATAATTTAATTGGCGATAAAGGTAAAAACCTATTCATGCTAACTCAAGATCAAAAACGAATTGATTTATACGATATTAAGGCTAAATATACGGTTGTTGCCTTCTGGGATCCTACTTGCGGACATTGTGCGACCGAAATTCCAAAAATGCTTCAATTGTATGAAACCGAATGGAAGCAAAAAGGCGTAGTCGTTTTTGCCATAAACAACAATACGAACGAAATGGCAAAATGGAAAGAGTTTATTGAAAAAGAAAAACTATCCAGTTGGATTAATGTGTACCCTGCTCCCGTAGTTACAGGGAATTACACCAAGGAAGATGTTGATTTCCAAACTTTGTATAATGTGAGACAAACTCCAGTTATGTATCTTTTGGATCAGGACAAAAAAATTATTGCTAAAAAAGTAGGTCCTGAAAATTACACCAAGATTATAGAGCAATTGGAAAAGAAAAAATAA
- a CDS encoding acetyl-CoA C-acyltransferase, translating into MNKRVVIVAATRTPMGSFMGSLSTVSASQLGAVAIKGALEKINLSPDLVDEVFMGNVVQSGVGQAPARQAALFAGLPNSVPCTTVNKVCASGMKAVMFAAQSIQSGDAEIIVAGGMENMSLIPHYTYLRAGTKFGPNALIDGMQKDGLTDAYDNNAMGVSADLCASEHKISREEQDQFAIQSYEKSAKAWEAGKFDNEIVPVAVPQRKGEPVIVSKDEEYTNVKLDRVSSLNPAFTKEGTVTAANASTINDGAAALVIMSEEKAIALGFQPLAYILSYADAAQEPKWFTTSPALALPKALKKANLSIEDVDYFEFNEAFSVVGLANAKLLNIDLNKMNVNGGAVSLGHPLGCSGARIIVTLLNVLQQNNGKIGAAAICNGGGGASAIVIERA; encoded by the coding sequence ATGAATAAAAGAGTCGTAATTGTTGCTGCCACTCGTACCCCTATGGGAAGTTTTATGGGAAGTTTGTCCACCGTAAGCGCATCTCAACTAGGTGCAGTAGCAATCAAAGGTGCTTTGGAGAAGATCAACCTTAGTCCTGATTTAGTAGACGAGGTATTTATGGGAAATGTAGTTCAATCTGGTGTTGGTCAAGCTCCAGCTAGACAAGCAGCCCTATTTGCTGGTTTACCCAATTCGGTTCCTTGTACTACTGTAAATAAAGTTTGTGCTTCAGGAATGAAAGCAGTTATGTTTGCTGCACAATCCATTCAATCAGGTGATGCTGAAATTATTGTTGCAGGCGGAATGGAAAACATGAGCCTTATCCCACATTATACTTATTTAAGAGCGGGTACTAAATTTGGTCCAAATGCTTTAATTGATGGAATGCAAAAGGATGGACTTACTGATGCTTATGATAACAACGCTATGGGTGTGAGTGCCGATCTTTGTGCCTCAGAACATAAAATTTCTAGAGAAGAACAAGACCAATTTGCAATTCAATCCTATGAGAAAAGTGCTAAAGCTTGGGAAGCAGGGAAATTTGATAATGAAATAGTTCCGGTTGCTGTGCCTCAACGAAAAGGAGAGCCTGTAATTGTATCAAAAGACGAAGAGTACACCAATGTGAAGTTAGATAGAGTTAGTAGCTTAAACCCTGCTTTTACTAAAGAAGGAACTGTTACTGCTGCAAATGCCTCAACAATTAATGATGGAGCAGCTGCATTGGTAATCATGAGTGAGGAAAAAGCAATTGCTTTGGGTTTTCAACCTCTAGCGTATATTCTTTCCTATGCCGATGCTGCTCAGGAACCTAAATGGTTTACAACGAGTCCAGCTTTAGCATTACCAAAAGCACTTAAGAAGGCTAATCTTTCAATTGAAGATGTAGATTATTTTGAATTTAACGAAGCTTTTTCTGTTGTAGGTTTGGCTAATGCCAAATTATTAAATATTGATTTGAATAAAATGAATGTTAATGGTGGTGCTGTTTCATTAGGACATCCGTTGGGTTGTTCAGGAGCCAGAATCATTGTGACTTTATTGAATGTATTACAACAAAATAATGGTAAAATTGGAGCAGCTGCTATCTGTAATGGTGGTGGTGGTGCTTCTGCCATAGTAATTGAGAGAGCATAA
- a CDS encoding C40 family peptidase, translating to MFGICNLAIIPLRAEPNDRSEIVSQVLFGEHFEVVEELKQWRKIRLQFDNYEGWVDFKQFQIISETDYKTLSKEPITLNADLIDYISAPNNTLLPIPLGASLSFLDHSEINSSQFVFDGSKISGIQDKSQLITTAFMYLNAPYLWGGKTPFGIDCSGFTQMVYKLNGYRLSRDASQQATQGDALSFIEESEPGDLAFFDNEEGAIIHVGIIMENNYIIHASGKVRVDRLDHLGIFNPETQKHTHKLRVIKKII from the coding sequence ATGTTTGGAATTTGTAACCTAGCCATAATCCCACTTCGAGCGGAACCAAATGACAGAAGCGAAATCGTTTCTCAAGTCTTGTTTGGTGAACATTTTGAAGTGGTAGAAGAACTAAAACAATGGCGCAAAATCCGACTGCAATTTGACAACTATGAAGGTTGGGTAGACTTCAAACAATTTCAAATTATTAGCGAAACTGATTACAAAACACTTTCAAAAGAACCTATTACATTAAATGCAGATTTGATTGATTACATTTCAGCACCAAATAATACCTTGCTTCCTATTCCTTTAGGAGCATCGCTTTCATTTTTAGATCATTCCGAAATTAACTCCTCGCAGTTTGTTTTTGATGGCAGCAAAATAAGCGGAATACAGGATAAAAGCCAACTAATCACTACCGCATTTATGTATTTGAATGCACCTTATTTATGGGGAGGAAAAACACCTTTTGGAATCGATTGTTCTGGTTTTACGCAAATGGTATATAAATTAAATGGTTACAGGTTATCAAGAGATGCTTCGCAGCAAGCAACTCAAGGCGATGCTTTAAGCTTTATTGAAGAAAGCGAACCTGGTGATTTGGCTTTCTTTGATAACGAAGAAGGTGCTATCATTCATGTGGGAATTATAATGGAAAACAATTACATTATTCACGCTAGCGGAAAAGTTCGAGTAGATCGCCTTGATCACTTGGGAATATTCAATCCCGAAACACAAAAACATACACACAAACTAAGAGTAATCAAAAAAATAATTTAA
- a CDS encoding tetratricopeptide repeat protein, whose protein sequence is MKSKYVLLASALLISVATFAQKDQIKAAEKALKAGNAQEAITILQGAEAASAAAPDAEKAQFHFVKANAHLALATKNEDVDTNLSAAAKGYQEVVSIEKASGKDKFAAQATKSIIDVKYKLINGAIADSKAEKHASGAKKLYDAYLLDKRDTINLYYAASTFVNAKEYETAYNAYDELKRLNYSGKGTNYYAVNKVNGEEQFFSTAKERDQMVKLGTHEKPRTEAIPSKRGEIYKNMALILVQNGKIAEAKKAVAEARVTNPDDKSLILTEANLYLDTKDYDTYKKLITEVLAQSPNDADLVFNLGVISYNAKNFAEAETYYKRAVEIKPDYVNAYLNLAILKLDADKKLFDEIQKLGNSEKDNKRYEVLKKQREAVFTSALPYLEKAAELDDTNEEVKSTLLSVFRALEMTEKAKALKARMKK, encoded by the coding sequence ATGAAAAGTAAATATGTACTACTAGCATCAGCATTATTGATATCAGTTGCCACTTTTGCTCAAAAAGATCAAATTAAAGCAGCTGAAAAGGCTTTAAAAGCAGGAAATGCTCAAGAAGCAATTACTATTTTGCAAGGAGCAGAAGCTGCGTCAGCTGCAGCACCAGATGCTGAAAAAGCCCAGTTTCATTTTGTAAAGGCTAATGCTCATTTGGCTTTAGCTACTAAAAATGAGGATGTAGATACCAACCTTTCGGCTGCTGCCAAAGGATACCAAGAAGTAGTTTCAATTGAAAAAGCTTCTGGAAAAGACAAGTTCGCTGCTCAAGCTACTAAATCAATTATTGATGTTAAATACAAATTAATCAATGGCGCTATTGCAGATTCTAAAGCAGAAAAACATGCTTCAGGAGCAAAAAAACTATACGATGCATATCTGTTAGATAAAAGAGACACCATCAATTTGTATTATGCGGCATCGACTTTTGTAAATGCTAAAGAGTATGAGACTGCTTACAACGCTTACGATGAGCTTAAGAGATTAAACTATTCTGGAAAGGGAACCAATTATTATGCTGTTAACAAAGTTAATGGTGAAGAACAATTTTTCTCTACAGCGAAAGAGAGAGACCAAATGGTTAAACTTGGAACTCATGAAAAACCAAGAACAGAAGCAATTCCATCAAAAAGAGGTGAAATCTATAAAAATATGGCTTTGATTTTAGTTCAAAATGGAAAAATTGCTGAAGCTAAAAAAGCAGTTGCCGAAGCTAGAGTTACTAATCCAGATGATAAATCATTGATTTTGACTGAAGCTAATTTGTATTTAGATACTAAAGATTATGATACTTACAAAAAATTAATCACTGAGGTTTTGGCTCAAAGCCCAAATGATGCGGATTTAGTTTTTAACTTAGGAGTAATTAGTTACAATGCTAAGAATTTTGCTGAAGCTGAAACGTATTACAAAAGAGCTGTCGAAATTAAGCCAGATTATGTAAATGCGTATTTGAATTTAGCTATTTTGAAATTAGATGCTGATAAAAAATTATTTGATGAAATTCAAAAGTTAGGTAATTCGGAAAAAGATAATAAACGTTACGAAGTGCTAAAAAAACAAAGAGAGGCAGTATTTACTTCTGCTTTGCCTTATCTTGAAAAAGCCGCTGAGTTAGACGATACTAATGAAGAGGTTAAGTCAACCTTATTAAGTGTTTTCAGAGCATTAGAAATGACAGAAAAAGCTAAAGCGTTGAAAGCTAGAATGAAAAAATAG